A single Carettochelys insculpta isolate YL-2023 chromosome 2, ASM3395843v1, whole genome shotgun sequence DNA region contains:
- the SEC61G gene encoding protein transport protein Sec61 subunit gamma isoform X2 gives MDQVMQFVEPSRQFVKDSIRLVKRCTKPDRKEFQKIAMATAIGFAIMGFIGFFVKLIHIPINNIIVGG, from the exons ATGGATCAAGTAATGCAGTTTGTTGAGCCCAGCCGTCAGTTTGTAAAAGATTCCATCAGGCTTGTTAAAAGATGCACAAAGCCCGACAGAAAAG AATTCCAGAAGATTGCCATGGCAACAGCAATAGGTTTTGCAATAATGGGATTTATTGGTTTCTTTGTGAAATTGATCCATATCCCTATCAACAACATCATTGT
- the SEC61G gene encoding protein transport protein Sec61 subunit gamma isoform X1, whose product MLGRNGHPLPGLRANGMHDIYLRVPPGTLAIMDQVMQFVEPSRQFVKDSIRLVKRCTKPDRKEFQKIAMATAIGFAIMGFIGFFVKLIHIPINNIIVGG is encoded by the exons ATGTTGGGCAGGAATGGACACCCCCTCCCGGGTCTCAGAGCTAACGGGATGCATGACatctacctgagggtccctccaggaactctg GCAATCATGGATCAAGTAATGCAGTTTGTTGAGCCCAGCCGTCAGTTTGTAAAAGATTCCATCAGGCTTGTTAAAAGATGCACAAAGCCCGACAGAAAAG AATTCCAGAAGATTGCCATGGCAACAGCAATAGGTTTTGCAATAATGGGATTTATTGGTTTCTTTGTGAAATTGATCCATATCCCTATCAACAACATCATTGT